A genomic region of Catalinimonas niigatensis contains the following coding sequences:
- a CDS encoding SDR family oxidoreductase yields the protein MTNYPKQVPQQEQKPPGKESKMHPQPIIIRESYRGSEKLKGKKALITGGDSGIGRAVALHFAREGADVAIIYLKEDEDAKKTKSLVEKENKKCIILQGDIREREFCNRSVKETINELGGIDILVNNAAEQHPHDDLNEMDLDLMEDTFRTNIFAMIQMCKAALPHMKEDSTIINTSSVTAYRGSSHLLDYASTKGAIISFTRSLSQNLVSKKIRVNAVAPGPIWTPLIPSTFDDVEEFGKQVPMERPGQPSEVAPAYVFLASEDASYITGQVIHINGGEMIGG from the coding sequence ATGACAAATTATCCCAAGCAAGTGCCTCAGCAGGAGCAAAAACCACCCGGCAAAGAAAGTAAAATGCATCCTCAACCCATCATCATCCGGGAGAGCTACCGGGGAAGTGAAAAACTAAAAGGAAAGAAAGCCCTGATCACCGGAGGAGATTCAGGAATAGGAAGAGCAGTAGCGCTACATTTTGCAAGAGAGGGTGCAGACGTGGCCATCATTTATCTCAAAGAAGACGAAGATGCAAAAAAGACCAAGTCGTTGGTAGAAAAAGAAAACAAAAAGTGTATTATACTTCAAGGAGATATCAGAGAGCGCGAGTTTTGCAATAGGAGCGTAAAAGAAACCATCAATGAACTGGGTGGCATAGATATTTTGGTCAATAATGCGGCAGAACAACATCCGCACGATGACTTGAACGAAATGGATCTGGATTTGATGGAAGACACCTTCCGAACCAATATTTTCGCTATGATACAAATGTGTAAGGCAGCTCTTCCGCATATGAAAGAAGACAGCACCATTATCAATACTTCCAGCGTGACGGCTTATCGTGGCAGTTCTCATCTCTTAGACTATGCTTCAACCAAAGGCGCTATCATTTCTTTTACCCGCTCACTGAGCCAGAACTTGGTGAGTAAAAAAATCAGAGTGAATGCAGTAGCGCCTGGCCCTATTTGGACGCCGTTGATTCCCTCTACCTTTGATGATGTGGAAGAATTTGGCAAACAGGTACCTATGGAACGTCCTGGACAGCCTTCAGAAGTAGCACCAGCTTACGTGTTTCTGGCTTCAGAAGATGCCAGCTATATCACCGGGCAGGTCATTCATATCAATGGTGGGGAAATGATAGGAGGATAG
- a CDS encoding Nramp family divalent metal transporter, with protein MLTQENTNLQDNPYVLDQNAIKDPPTRWKEKLQQLGPGFILSAAIVGSGELIATTTLGAEAGFATFWVVILSCLVKVTLQLEFGKHAIYCGETVMSAFNRLPGPRLRGTNWSIWTWLFIQIFKLLQVGGIVGGVAITLNIAFPQINDTIWAFLAAILSSLLIFKGYYRFIEKFSIGMIGLFTLLTFASLFFLQYTTFALSWDNLIEGVSFNLPPAAVGVAIAAFGITGVGGDEIMYYNYWCLEKGYARFVGPEDGSEAWLRRAKGWIKVMYLDALLSMVVYTLVTAAFYLLGAAVLHRSGLVPEGYEMIDSLSRIYTETLGPWAKSIYLFGALIVLFSTLFAALASWTRIFSDAFGQIGWINFYNPQVRKRSIAILAWVFPLCWAVLFIFIKLPVMMILVGGFVTSILLLVVVYAAFQFRYRRLPEKLTPTPFYDFALVLSAVVIVAVGVYSIVKVF; from the coding sequence TTGCTTACTCAGGAAAATACGAATCTTCAGGACAATCCTTATGTACTGGATCAAAATGCTATTAAAGATCCGCCTACAAGATGGAAAGAAAAGCTGCAGCAGCTGGGACCAGGTTTTATCCTCTCAGCGGCTATTGTAGGTTCCGGTGAACTCATTGCTACGACTACCTTAGGCGCAGAGGCAGGCTTTGCCACTTTCTGGGTAGTGATATTGTCTTGTCTGGTCAAGGTGACGCTGCAACTGGAATTTGGTAAGCATGCCATTTATTGCGGCGAAACAGTGATGTCTGCCTTTAACCGCTTACCCGGCCCTCGCCTGCGCGGTACCAACTGGAGCATCTGGACCTGGCTTTTTATCCAGATATTCAAGCTGCTGCAGGTGGGTGGCATTGTGGGTGGCGTAGCGATTACGCTCAACATTGCTTTTCCACAGATCAATGATACGATCTGGGCATTCCTGGCAGCTATACTTTCCTCTCTGCTGATTTTCAAAGGTTATTACCGCTTTATTGAGAAGTTTTCTATTGGCATGATAGGTTTGTTCACCCTGCTTACTTTTGCTTCTCTCTTTTTCTTACAGTACACCACTTTTGCTCTGAGCTGGGATAATTTGATTGAAGGCGTAAGTTTCAACTTGCCTCCGGCAGCAGTAGGTGTTGCCATTGCAGCTTTTGGCATCACCGGAGTAGGAGGGGATGAAATTATGTACTATAACTACTGGTGCCTGGAAAAAGGCTACGCCCGTTTTGTGGGTCCGGAAGATGGAAGTGAGGCATGGCTGAGAAGAGCCAAAGGCTGGATCAAAGTCATGTATTTGGATGCGTTGCTTTCTATGGTCGTATATACGTTGGTCACGGCTGCTTTTTATCTGCTGGGAGCAGCGGTACTGCACCGTTCCGGCTTAGTGCCTGAAGGTTACGAGATGATAGACTCTTTATCCAGAATCTATACCGAGACCTTAGGACCCTGGGCTAAATCCATTTATTTATTTGGCGCACTCATTGTGCTGTTTTCTACCTTATTTGCAGCTTTGGCCAGCTGGACCCGAATCTTCTCCGATGCTTTTGGTCAGATTGGCTGGATCAATTTTTATAATCCACAGGTACGCAAAAGGAGTATCGCTATCCTGGCCTGGGTCTTTCCCTTGTGTTGGGCAGTCCTTTTTATCTTTATCAAATTGCCGGTAATGATGATACTGGTGGGTGGATTTGTAACTTCCATACTACTGCTGGTGGTGGTGTATGCTGCCTTTCAATTTCGTTATCGCCGCCTGCCGGAAAAATTGACTCCCACCCCTTTCTATGATTTTGCCCTGGTACTTAGTGCCGTCGTCATCGTTGCTGTGGGAGTGTATAGCATTGTGAAAGTGTTTTAG
- a CDS encoding DUF3500 domain-containing protein — MQKHYTAFFLLLFILPFTSFSQSFDPVEKVKQDMVEASHQLMRVLYSEQLEKLKHPFEDEERKIWNNLPTHSFLREGLPLGDLNAAQKMALHAFLQSALSEQGYLKVQNIIQQDQNRRMEVFEEYGFETNMTMYGHDYYYLTLFGEPSMTSAWGWRFEGHHISLHFTLTPEGISVTPMFVGVDPREVTEGPYAGYTFMHEETCEGWRLINSFTEEQNTAALLDGKMPDDVLTREGDEPHTQKAQGLAFSDMSASQQDAVKTLIRAWVYNLAYPLAEQEMEEIMNAGLDKLHFAWAGDKGQHEARYYRIQGPACIIEYDNRSYESWHIHSLWRNLSEDFGKEVVVGK; from the coding sequence ATGCAAAAACATTATACAGCCTTCTTCTTACTCCTGTTTATCCTGCCCTTTACAAGTTTCAGTCAATCTTTTGACCCGGTAGAAAAGGTCAAACAAGATATGGTAGAGGCCAGCCATCAACTGATGCGCGTTTTGTACAGCGAACAATTGGAAAAGCTGAAGCATCCTTTTGAGGATGAAGAGCGGAAAATATGGAATAACCTACCCACCCACAGCTTTTTACGCGAAGGGCTCCCGCTGGGGGATTTGAATGCTGCCCAAAAGATGGCTTTACACGCATTTTTGCAAAGCGCACTGAGCGAGCAAGGCTATCTCAAAGTCCAGAATATTATCCAGCAAGATCAAAACCGCCGTATGGAAGTATTTGAGGAATATGGTTTTGAAACCAACATGACTATGTACGGCCACGATTATTATTACCTGACCCTCTTTGGAGAACCGAGCATGACCTCCGCCTGGGGCTGGCGTTTTGAAGGACATCATATCTCCCTGCATTTTACCCTGACTCCCGAAGGTATCAGCGTCACTCCCATGTTTGTAGGCGTTGACCCACGAGAAGTTACCGAAGGCCCTTATGCCGGATACACTTTTATGCATGAGGAGACGTGTGAGGGATGGCGCTTAATCAATTCATTCACTGAAGAGCAAAACACTGCTGCCCTGCTGGACGGCAAAATGCCCGACGATGTGCTGACCCGGGAAGGTGATGAGCCTCACACCCAAAAGGCGCAAGGCCTCGCTTTTTCAGATATGAGTGCTAGTCAACAAGATGCTGTAAAGACCCTGATACGTGCCTGGGTATATAATCTGGCTTATCCTCTGGCTGAGCAGGAAATGGAGGAAATCATGAATGCCGGACTTGACAAACTTCATTTTGCCTGGGCTGGTGACAAAGGACAGCATGAAGCCCGTTATTATCGCATACAGGGCCCAGCCTGCATCATTGAGTATGATAACCGTAGTTATGAGTCATGGCACATTCACTCCTTGTGGAGAAACCTGTCTGAGGATTTTGGAAAAGAGGTTGTAGTAGGAAAGTAA
- a CDS encoding DUF4301 family protein codes for MFSDQDLNHLKAYGAELDTIKQQIQQFEEGFPFLRIIKAATLNDGLLKIDEHLTEGYIHTYEKEGPRKRIIKFVPASGAASRMFKGLYSFMQSYSGSDEDYQKLTSDEKMKPMFNFFKHIENFAFYESLKEKYLQKHKIGLNEAILQRKYVSVLETLLDDDGLQYGSLPKGLLEFHAYTHTTRTPVEEHLVEGAHYCKNANNEVYIHFTVSPEHRQGFEQHIEEMKVSYEKEFGVTYYISFSEQKPSTDTIAVDMDNQPFRNEDGSLLLRPGGHGALIENLNDLDADMVFIKNIDNVVPDNIKESTYTHKKMLGGILLSYQETIFSYLHLIHESDDLSAEKIEEIRHFVENQLCTISPQVFSTMEDAEKVAYLFQKLDRPIRVCGMVKNEGEPGGGPFWAENSDGSTSLQIVESAQVDTQDAEQMEIFKNSTHFNPVDIVCSLKDFEGKKFDLRSFVDTQTGFISQKSKDGKELKALELPGLWNGSMSDWNTIFVEVPIVTFNPVKTVDDLLRKQHQA; via the coding sequence ATGTTTTCTGACCAAGACTTAAATCACCTCAAAGCATACGGTGCCGAGCTTGACACCATCAAACAACAAATTCAACAGTTTGAAGAAGGTTTTCCCTTTCTTAGAATTATCAAAGCCGCTACGCTTAATGATGGCTTGCTCAAAATTGATGAGCATCTTACGGAAGGGTATATCCATACCTATGAAAAAGAAGGGCCACGTAAAAGGATCATAAAATTTGTGCCTGCTTCCGGGGCAGCCAGCCGGATGTTCAAAGGCTTATACAGTTTTATGCAATCTTACAGCGGTAGCGACGAAGACTATCAAAAGCTAACTAGTGATGAAAAAATGAAACCTATGTTTAATTTTTTCAAGCACATTGAAAATTTTGCCTTCTACGAAAGTCTTAAAGAAAAGTATTTACAGAAGCATAAAATTGGTTTGAACGAAGCCATATTGCAGCGCAAATATGTAAGTGTACTGGAAACCCTGCTGGATGATGACGGACTCCAGTACGGAAGCTTACCCAAAGGTTTGCTGGAATTTCATGCTTATACCCATACCACACGTACTCCGGTAGAAGAACATCTGGTGGAAGGGGCTCATTATTGCAAAAATGCAAACAATGAGGTCTACATTCACTTTACGGTTTCTCCCGAACATCGTCAGGGTTTTGAGCAGCACATAGAAGAGATGAAGGTTTCTTATGAAAAAGAGTTTGGAGTTACCTACTATATTTCTTTTTCTGAGCAAAAGCCATCTACTGACACCATAGCCGTGGACATGGATAACCAGCCCTTTCGCAATGAAGACGGAAGCCTCCTACTTCGCCCCGGAGGTCATGGCGCCTTGATAGAAAACCTCAATGACCTGGATGCTGATATGGTGTTTATCAAAAATATTGACAATGTAGTACCTGACAATATCAAAGAATCTACGTATACGCATAAAAAAATGCTGGGAGGTATACTGCTAAGCTATCAGGAAACCATCTTCTCTTACCTCCATCTTATCCATGAGTCCGATGATTTGTCAGCCGAAAAGATTGAGGAAATTCGGCATTTTGTAGAAAACCAGCTTTGTACCATCTCTCCTCAGGTTTTTAGTACGATGGAAGATGCTGAAAAAGTGGCCTACCTCTTCCAGAAACTAGACCGGCCTATTCGGGTATGTGGTATGGTGAAAAATGAAGGAGAACCAGGTGGCGGACCATTCTGGGCAGAAAACAGTGATGGATCTACCTCTTTGCAAATTGTTGAAAGTGCACAGGTAGATACCCAGGATGCTGAACAAATGGAAATTTTTAAAAACTCTACCCATTTCAACCCAGTAGATATTGTCTGTTCTCTCAAGGATTTTGAAGGTAAAAAGTTTGACCTCAGAAGCTTTGTGGATACTCAGACAGGTTTTATTTCTCAAAAATCCAAAGACGGAAAAGAGCTGAAAGCCCTCGAACTTCCTGGCTTGTGGAATGGTAGCATGTCTGACTGGAATACGATTTTTGTAGAAGTACCCATTGTTACCTTCAATCCGGTAAAAACGGTTGATGACCTGCTTCGCAAACAACACCAGGCATAG
- a CDS encoding penicillin-binding protein 1A: MFKAIFRTLRHFGWRQWLRLGVYSFFGILLSGLVFIFLVHMGFFGRLPNEQELRNIKNFNASEVYSYDRQLLGKYYIENRTNARPENISPALVQALVSTEDSRFYKHDGIDYRSMARVLVKSILLGDESAGGGSTLSQQLAKNLFPRQDFWLLSMPVNKLKEIFIATSLEDIYNKDEILTLYLNTVPFGGNVFGIEAATKRFFNKTAKQIKPEEAAVLVGMLKATTYYSPRLHPDRAQGRRNVVLNQMAKAGYISSFQADSLKALPMKLDYSYVSHNEGLAPYFREKLRHEVQQWLKDNPKSDGTYYNVYTDGLKIFTTIDARMQEYAEKAVMEHMKELQATFFKHWQGRTPWDDNNDYLRNLMLRSVRYKQLIASGKTPEEVEAVFKQAVPMSVFTWEGEKVKNMSPLDSIAYYQMFLNAGFLAMRPENGHVKAWVGGINHEYFKYDHVTARRQVGSTFKPIVFAAAIEDGQDPCDYISNELRTYEDYEDWAPRNSDNKYEGYYSMPGALAHSVNTVTVDLMMKTGVRKVSSLAHELGIDNNLPDQPSIALGTADLTLSEMLTVYGTFVNRGYKVKPVYLLGIEDAYGNVIVDFTKEELDYKKVLHQETADLMVQMLKNVVDSGSARRIRYTYGLRNDIAGKTGTTQSQADGWFVGATPKLVAGAWVGGSTRMIRFRSMSLGQGSNTALPIWAKFMQQVNREPDFNMVSKGQFPDPGRRVMAKLDCDFYKETLDEDRGFFWRLFAGDKDRKKQEEEVAERVQKVPDRSQKKEKERTRLGDVIRGIFGKKKN, from the coding sequence ATGTTCAAAGCTATATTTCGCACCCTAAGGCACTTTGGATGGCGTCAGTGGCTTCGCTTAGGCGTTTACTCTTTCTTTGGCATTTTACTTTCTGGCTTAGTATTTATATTTCTGGTGCATATGGGTTTTTTTGGCAGATTACCCAATGAGCAGGAATTACGAAATATCAAAAATTTCAATGCTTCAGAAGTATATTCTTATGACCGGCAGCTGTTAGGAAAGTATTATATAGAAAACCGAACCAACGCACGCCCGGAGAATATTTCCCCTGCCCTCGTTCAGGCATTGGTTTCTACAGAAGACTCCCGTTTTTATAAACACGATGGTATTGACTATCGCAGTATGGCACGGGTGCTGGTCAAAAGTATTCTATTAGGTGACGAAAGCGCAGGGGGTGGAAGCACCCTTAGCCAACAGTTAGCCAAAAACCTTTTCCCCCGTCAGGACTTCTGGCTGCTCAGCATGCCGGTTAATAAGCTCAAAGAAATCTTCATAGCCACCAGCCTGGAAGATATCTATAACAAAGACGAAATACTGACTTTATATCTCAACACCGTACCGTTTGGCGGAAATGTATTTGGCATTGAAGCGGCAACCAAGCGATTTTTTAACAAAACTGCCAAGCAGATCAAACCGGAAGAAGCTGCTGTACTGGTAGGTATGCTCAAAGCTACTACCTATTACAGTCCCCGCCTACATCCGGACCGGGCACAAGGCCGCCGGAATGTGGTACTCAACCAGATGGCTAAAGCTGGTTATATCTCTTCTTTTCAGGCAGATTCTTTGAAGGCTCTTCCCATGAAGTTGGATTACTCCTATGTGTCACACAACGAAGGATTGGCACCTTACTTCCGGGAGAAGCTCCGCCATGAGGTACAACAATGGTTAAAAGACAATCCCAAATCTGATGGTACTTATTACAATGTCTATACGGATGGACTGAAGATCTTTACGACCATTGATGCCCGTATGCAGGAGTATGCTGAAAAAGCTGTGATGGAACACATGAAAGAGCTACAGGCTACTTTTTTCAAACACTGGCAGGGACGCACTCCCTGGGATGATAACAACGATTATCTCAGGAATCTGATGTTGCGTTCTGTACGCTACAAACAACTTATTGCCAGTGGAAAAACACCGGAAGAAGTAGAAGCAGTTTTCAAGCAGGCTGTTCCGATGAGTGTGTTTACCTGGGAAGGGGAAAAAGTAAAAAATATGAGTCCGCTGGATTCTATTGCCTACTATCAGATGTTTCTGAACGCCGGTTTCCTGGCCATGCGTCCTGAAAACGGACATGTAAAAGCCTGGGTGGGCGGCATTAATCACGAATATTTTAAGTATGATCATGTGACTGCCCGTCGGCAGGTAGGCTCTACCTTCAAACCCATTGTTTTTGCCGCCGCCATTGAAGATGGTCAAGACCCTTGTGACTACATCAGTAATGAACTCAGAACTTACGAAGATTACGAAGACTGGGCTCCGCGCAATTCAGACAACAAATACGAAGGCTATTACTCCATGCCCGGCGCATTGGCGCACTCTGTCAATACGGTTACAGTAGATTTGATGATGAAAACCGGGGTCAGAAAAGTATCATCCCTGGCCCATGAGTTGGGGATTGATAACAATTTACCCGATCAACCTTCTATTGCTTTAGGAACCGCCGATCTCACACTTTCTGAAATGCTTACTGTCTATGGTACTTTCGTCAATCGTGGGTATAAGGTAAAACCTGTGTATCTTCTGGGGATTGAAGACGCATATGGCAATGTGATTGTAGATTTTACTAAAGAAGAACTGGACTACAAAAAAGTGCTTCACCAGGAGACTGCCGATCTGATGGTGCAGATGCTTAAAAATGTAGTGGATAGTGGAAGTGCACGCCGTATCCGCTATACCTATGGACTTAGAAATGATATTGCCGGAAAAACCGGAACCACACAATCACAGGCCGATGGCTGGTTTGTAGGCGCTACACCCAAGCTAGTAGCAGGAGCATGGGTAGGCGGTTCTACCCGGATGATCCGTTTCCGCAGCATGAGCTTAGGCCAGGGCTCTAACACTGCATTACCCATTTGGGCAAAATTTATGCAGCAGGTAAACCGTGAACCGGATTTCAATATGGTAAGCAAAGGCCAGTTTCCTGATCCCGGCAGGAGGGTGATGGCTAAGCTGGATTGTGATTTCTATAAAGAGACCTTAGATGAGGATAGAGGCTTCTTCTGGCGGCTATTTGCCGGAGATAAGGATCGGAAAAAGCAGGAAGAAGAAGTAGCTGAGAGAGTACAAAAAGTCCCTGACCGAAGTCAAAAGAAGGAAAAAGAGCGCACCAGACTTGGAGATGTGATCAGAGGTATTTTTGGCAAAAAGAAGAATTAA
- a CDS encoding TIGR04283 family arsenosugar biosynthesis glycosyltransferase → MDQLSVIIPTINEENYLEETLQCLQNTTPKAYEIIVVDGGSTDQTLSIASRFPVKIINSSQTGRAAQMNAGAAVAQGNHLCFLHADTLVPRDFVLRIRQTLENPRLVLGGFVSIMRGKERTRWFTSWLNYIKTHLGPLIYRPYRYLFQGLRLLFGDQVMFCRRDDFMLISGFDETLPIMEEADFCLRINKLGHIRQISYKVYSSDRRLNGLGFWKAHCIYVGILILWALGASPHWLKKFYEDIR, encoded by the coding sequence ATGGACCAGTTAAGTGTGATTATTCCAACCATTAATGAAGAAAATTATCTGGAAGAAACACTTCAGTGTTTACAAAATACCACCCCTAAAGCATATGAGATTATTGTCGTAGATGGTGGAAGCACTGACCAAACCCTTAGCATTGCCTCCCGCTTTCCGGTCAAAATCATCAACTCGTCTCAAACTGGTCGCGCTGCTCAAATGAATGCAGGAGCTGCTGTTGCGCAGGGAAACCATCTCTGTTTTCTACATGCCGACACGCTTGTTCCTAGGGATTTTGTTCTCAGGATTAGGCAGACACTGGAAAATCCAAGACTTGTTTTAGGTGGTTTTGTATCCATCATGCGCGGTAAGGAAAGAACACGCTGGTTTACCTCCTGGTTGAATTATATCAAAACCCATCTCGGCCCTCTGATTTATCGTCCCTACCGTTATCTGTTCCAGGGGTTGCGGTTGCTTTTCGGAGATCAGGTGATGTTTTGCAGGCGCGATGATTTTATGCTGATAAGTGGGTTTGATGAAACTCTGCCTATCATGGAGGAAGCAGACTTTTGCCTGCGTATCAACAAATTGGGACATATCCGACAGATTTCCTACAAAGTCTATAGTTCCGACCGGCGATTAAATGGCCTGGGATTTTGGAAAGCGCATTGTATCTACGTTGGAATTCTGATATTGTGGGCGCTAGGTGCTTCTCCGCACTGGCTCAAAAAGTTTTATGAAGATATAAGATGA
- a CDS encoding T9SS type A sorting domain-containing protein, whose protein sequence is MKRLIYTITLLIISLPVIGQNYSTLDEKTGIWSQTSIWTNSNISGSFANATSTISEKNSNTEIRGTITHLGHIALSGNGAILKIASGDTLFIYGDLSVDGKSKLFVESNAVLVVTGNMEVEGNSVSNNNGLILVVQDLKVSGNTTFTNNSVIYSESTSGNQTVNGHKPLSDLENEHPDLWNTFISVQPIELLSFTGTLQANSIQLDWVTAWEENFDFFTIERASHDLQFKAIGTLKGSGNTIAEMAYSFADKNPLEGQAFYRLKATDFDGSFEYHKIISVHFEGLSSNTTSVYPNPVSYHSLKVATSEASVSEVRILDLSGHILYSQTAQTGINEISLPQNIKPGAYLLIVSGSQGKQHQQKIMVL, encoded by the coding sequence ATGAAAAGGCTTATTTATACCATAACTTTACTCATTATAAGTTTACCAGTAATTGGGCAGAATTACTCGACTTTAGATGAAAAAACCGGGATTTGGAGTCAAACATCTATCTGGACTAACAGTAATATTTCTGGTTCTTTTGCCAATGCGACCTCAACAATTAGTGAAAAAAATAGTAATACGGAAATCCGTGGAACTATTACGCATTTAGGCCACATTGCACTAAGTGGAAATGGAGCAATTTTAAAAATTGCCAGTGGTGATACTTTATTTATTTATGGAGACTTGTCTGTAGATGGTAAAAGTAAACTTTTTGTTGAGTCAAATGCGGTGTTAGTAGTAACTGGAAATATGGAAGTAGAAGGCAACAGTGTTAGCAATAATAACGGTCTTATACTAGTTGTACAGGATTTGAAGGTTTCTGGAAATACTACCTTTACTAATAATTCAGTCATCTACTCAGAATCTACTTCGGGTAATCAGACAGTAAATGGTCATAAACCTCTTTCTGATCTTGAAAATGAGCATCCTGACCTTTGGAACACTTTTATCAGTGTTCAACCTATAGAACTCCTCTCCTTCACCGGTACATTACAAGCCAACAGTATACAATTAGACTGGGTGACTGCCTGGGAAGAGAACTTTGATTTCTTTACGATTGAGCGTGCAAGTCATGACTTACAATTCAAAGCCATTGGCACATTAAAAGGAAGTGGAAATACTATCGCAGAAATGGCTTATAGCTTTGCCGACAAAAACCCCTTGGAAGGTCAGGCATTTTACCGTCTCAAAGCCACCGATTTTGACGGTTCTTTTGAATATCATAAAATCATCAGTGTACATTTTGAAGGGCTTTCAAGCAACACCACCTCAGTGTATCCCAACCCTGTAAGTTATCATTCCCTGAAGGTGGCAACTTCAGAAGCGTCAGTAAGCGAAGTAAGGATATTAGACCTTAGTGGACACATACTTTACTCACAAACAGCTCAAACAGGTATCAACGAAATTAGCTTACCCCAGAATATTAAGCCCGGAGCCTATTTACTTATCGTATCTGGCAGCCAGGGGAAGCAGCATCAACAAAAGATCATGGTTTTATAA
- a CDS encoding alpha/beta hydrolase yields the protein MKKILYGLGIFALLITGIYSMGPTPEHGKLSGALPKVTTDLTALEQEVTEHERSNPYIKPDNEARIIWADSSKQKTPYSIVYLHGFGASQGEGEPVHRLIAEKYGCNLYLSRLVEQGIESDSAFKSMTTENLIESAKKAVAIGKALGDSVIIIGTSTGGALGLYITAENPEIAGLILYSPIIAPKDESLYLLNRPWGRHLMETTVGGDHLIEERKGLVKQYWSRVYYIEGYVALAGLVENTMTEETFNQVKCPVFLGYYYKNEEEQDQVVSVAAMLEMYDQLGTPEAKKMKVAFPKAGNHVISSYIRSGDWQGVYQATDQFMQKVFGFSSEKEVIIPQYVGMPEVEI from the coding sequence ATGAAAAAAATATTGTATGGTCTCGGTATATTCGCACTTTTAATAACAGGGATATATAGCATGGGACCTACACCTGAACATGGAAAATTGAGTGGAGCACTTCCCAAAGTAACCACCGATTTGACTGCCCTTGAGCAGGAAGTTACTGAACATGAACGCAGTAATCCTTATATCAAACCAGACAATGAAGCTCGCATCATCTGGGCTGACAGTAGTAAGCAAAAGACACCTTATAGTATTGTTTACCTGCATGGCTTTGGTGCCAGCCAGGGTGAGGGAGAGCCGGTTCACCGACTGATCGCCGAAAAATATGGCTGTAATCTGTATCTCTCCCGCCTCGTAGAGCAAGGCATAGAATCTGACAGTGCTTTCAAAAGTATGACTACTGAAAATCTGATTGAATCGGCCAAGAAAGCAGTAGCGATCGGGAAAGCATTGGGAGACAGCGTGATCATTATAGGTACCTCCACCGGCGGAGCATTGGGTTTGTACATTACTGCTGAAAATCCGGAGATTGCCGGATTAATCCTTTATTCTCCGATCATTGCACCCAAAGATGAAAGCCTTTACCTGCTCAATCGCCCCTGGGGAAGACACCTGATGGAAACTACAGTAGGGGGAGACCATTTGATAGAGGAGAGAAAAGGTCTGGTGAAGCAATATTGGTCCAGAGTGTATTATATAGAAGGATATGTGGCACTGGCAGGACTGGTAGAAAACACCATGACCGAAGAGACTTTTAATCAGGTAAAGTGTCCGGTATTTTTAGGCTATTACTACAAAAATGAAGAAGAGCAGGATCAGGTAGTCTCCGTAGCAGCCATGCTGGAAATGTATGATCAGTTGGGAACTCCTGAAGCCAAAAAGATGAAAGTAGCTTTTCCGAAAGCAGGAAATCATGTTATCAGCTCTTACATAAGATCTGGGGATTGGCAGGGTGTGTATCAGGCAACCGATCAGTTTATGCAGAAAGTATTTGGTTTTTCTTCAGAAAAGGAAGTTATTATTCCGCAATATGTAGGAATGCCAGAAGTAGAAATATAA